The genome window TGATATTGCACCCGGACCGGGCGAGTTTGAGGCCGAAGACAGAACTGTCCGTCCCGATGAAAAACCATTCACCGGTTTTGTATTTAAGATTCACGCCAATTTGGACCCGCGTCATAGAGACCGCATCGCCTTTATGCGCATTGTCTCCGGTGAATTTGAAAAAAATCATACCTATACTCATGTCAGAACGGGAAAAGGCTTTAAAACAGCCAATCCGACGGCCTTCATGGCACAGAGCCGGAATGTTGTGGATACTGCGGTTCCCGGGGATATTATCGGACTCCACGATACGGGGACCTTCAAGATTGGAGACACCCTTACGGAAGGTGAAAAAATACAATTCAAGGGCATTCCGAGTTTTGCACCCCAGATTTTTAGGACCGTAGTCAATAAAGATCCCCTCAAGGACAAGCAGTTTAAGAAGGGACTGGATCAGCTGGCCGAAGAAGGGGTCGTCCAGATCTTTACAAAGGTGGTTACAAAACAGAAGCTTATTGGTGTTGTCGGGGCCTTGCAGCTGGATGTTATTCAGCACAGGTTGCTGAACGAGTACAAGGCCACCTGTATTTTTGAACCCGTTGATTTTCAGACGGCCTGCTGGATCCATGCTCCTGAAAAAGCGGTTTTGGATAAATTTGTCGCCGAAAATCAGAATAAAATTGCCCTGGATGTAAGAGGACAGTTGATCTACCTGGCACCCAGCCGCTGGATGCTGGATAGAACAGTAGAAGATTATGCCGGATTGAAATACTATTTTACTTCCGATCTGAAATAGAAGATTTTTTTGAAAAAAAAAGAAACCTTCATCAGTATTGGTTTGTTTCATAGTAAATTAATAATTAAATTTACCGGAGAGTTCATCCATAATGACGCATCAGATTCAAAATCTCCCGGAGTCATCCACTCAGATCCTTGAAGCTATCCAAAGGGAAATGTCCAAGGTCATTGTCGGTCAGAAAACCGTGCTGGACCGCATGATCATCGGACTGATCTGCAATCAGCATATTCTGCTGGAAGGTGTACCAGGACTGGCCAAGACGTTGATTGTGAGTACACTGGCTCAAATTATTGCAGCAGAATCCTCCAGGATTCAGTTTACCCCCGATCTTTTGCCTGCGGATTTAACAGGAACCATGATTTATAATCCGGGGAAAGGGGAGTTTTATTCCAGAAAAGGACCGGTTTTTACCAATATTCTTCTGGCCGATGAGGTGAATAGAGCCCCGGCCAAGGTACAAAGCGCCCTCCTGGAAGCCATGCAGGAGAGGCAAGTGACCATCGGTGATGAGACATTCCCTCTGGAAGATCCTTTTATGGTGCTGGCAACCCAAAATCCTGTGGAACAGGAGGGGACATATCCCTTACCCGAGGCCCAGGTCGATCGGTTCATGCTGAAAGTTCTTGTGAACTATCCCGACAGATCTGAGGAGTTGTCTATTCTAAGAAGCCGGAAAAACATATCCAAGGGAGCGGCGGTCCAAGCAGTCTGTTCCATAGAAGATATCAAGGCTCTCAGACAGCTGACGGATGAACTACATATGGATTCCCGTCTTGAAGAGTATATTATCGATATCGTGCAGGCCACCCGTTATCCTGGAAAATGGAATTTGGATTTTGCTAATTTTATTCAATTTGGTGCCTCTCCCAGGGCTTCTATTTTTCTATCACAGGCGGCAAGGGCCATGGCTCTTCTTAAGGGACGCTCTTATGTTACCCCCGGGGATATCAAGGAGATTGCTCCCGATGTGCTTAGACACAGGATTATTCTGACCTATGAGGCAGAGGCAGAAGGGCGAGATACCGACTGGGTCATTGGAAAGATCTTGGAGACCATTCCCGTCGTATGATAGACCGTGAACTGGCCGCCCGGCTGGAGCGGATTAGAGTTTTAACCAGACGAAAGATAACATCTACATTTGCCGGTGATTACAGCTCAGCCTTCAAAGGGCGGGGCATGGAATTTGAGGAAGTCAGACCCTACCAGCCGGGGGATGAAATCAAATTCATTGACTGGAATGTCACCGCCAGGAGCGGGGAGCCTTACATCAAGGTCTTCCGTGAAGAACGGGAGTTGACAATGATGCTCCTCCTGGACTTATCTCCCTCCGGTCTATTCTCATCCACCCAAAAGAGTAAGAACCAGCTGGCTGCCGAACTCTGTGCCATGCTGGCATACACGGCCGTATCCAGCCATGACAAGGTGGGACTCTGTGTTTTTACAGATCAGGTAGAGAAGGTCATCCCTCCCGGACGGGGCAACAAACATGTGATGCATCTTATTCAGGATGTGATGACTTTTAAACCTTCCGGACAGGGAACCTCCCTTTCTGCCGCCCTGGAGTATATGAATCGTATCCTCAAGAAGAGGAGTATTTTATTCCTGATCTCCGATTTTCACGACAGGGGCTACGAAACCCATCTGGCCCGGGCGGCGGAGAAGCATGACCTCGTGTGCATTCAATTGCTGGACCCTCGGGAGGAATCGGCTCCCCATAAGGGCCTGTTCCGCTTCAAAGATCCGGAAACAGGAGAGACCATCCTCTTTGACGGCAGAAATCGGAAAGGTCGGGTAGAGTGGGAGCGCTTATACCACGAGAGGCAGATGCGACTAAAAACTCTTGTGAAGGAAAAGGGAGCCGATCTGCTCACCCTTCATGCAGGAGAAGACTGGATTCTGCCTCTGACAAGATTTTTTCTGGGAAGGGGAGAACGTCCATAATGCAGAATTCTGGACCGCTTCTTTTTCAAAAAATGATGATTCTCCTTCTCCTTTTTTTATTCTCCTGCGGAGAAAACAGTTCTGAGACCACCAATGAAAATTTGATTGTGTCTGGCAAAAATGCTCACATAGAATGGGAAGTCTCATATCCTGATAAGGATCTTTATTTTACGGATATTCTCCCGTTGACTCTGGTCCTTAAAACCGATGAGATACAAGAGATGCAGCTTGATGATTCCGGCTCTGCTCCCTGGGGAGATTTTAGAGTCATTTCCAAGACCAAAACAAACAGGCTCCATATCGACCTCAGGCTGCAACCTCGTAAAACAGGAGACTCTCTGCTTCAAATTCCTGCTCTGAGCCTCTCGGGTTTGGAAGAACCCCTTGTATTTCCCCCCATTGAGTTTCAAATCCTCTCTTCTTTGGACGGGGAGGATGCCCAGCCGCGTCCTCTGGTGGATGTAGAGGCCGATGATTCTGCTAATAAATGGGGTCTCCCGGCACTCCTTATTTTGATTCTGTGTACTTTGGGAGTGGGTTTCATTTATAGAAGGAAGCATAAGAAAGGGTTAAAAAAGGAGGAAACTCCTCTTGGATTTTCTGATTTTTTGAAGGAACAGAGCCCCTCATTACCGCCTATGGAAAAGCAATTGGATTTCTATGTTCAAAGCTATCGCTATTTGATTTCCGACCTGGTAAAGTTCCATCCCGGGGTTCATCCCTCAGATAGTCCTTCTGAGTTGATCAATCATTTAGAAAGACCCTCATCAGTGAATCAATGGGCCTTGCGTAGCCTCTACCCAGTTTTGGAATTCATGGATGATGTCTTTTACAAAAAGCAAAATGAAGCTTTGTCTCAGGCAGTGTATGACCAGCATCTTCAGGTCCTGAGGGAATGGTCGCAATATGTTTTAGAACTAAAGAGTGAGGGAGGGTTTCCAGATGATTCATTTTGATCAGCCCCTTTGGTTCCTCCTACTCATTGTTATTCCTCTTCTCCTGATTTTTCGGGCTAAGAAAAGGGGGGGAGTTCTCTATCCAAGCCTCTCGGTTTTACCACCAGTGAAATCGGCAAGAGTCAGGATGCTCTTCATCTGTGATCTCTTTTTTTACCTGGCACTTGTCATTTTTATTGTGTCCGCCGCCGGACCCTACAAAAACAGGGGGGAATCTAAGGATTATACCAAGGGTTATCTTCTACAGCTTGTGGT of Oceanispirochaeta crateris contains these proteins:
- a CDS encoding AAA family ATPase translates to MTHQIQNLPESSTQILEAIQREMSKVIVGQKTVLDRMIIGLICNQHILLEGVPGLAKTLIVSTLAQIIAAESSRIQFTPDLLPADLTGTMIYNPGKGEFYSRKGPVFTNILLADEVNRAPAKVQSALLEAMQERQVTIGDETFPLEDPFMVLATQNPVEQEGTYPLPEAQVDRFMLKVLVNYPDRSEELSILRSRKNISKGAAVQAVCSIEDIKALRQLTDELHMDSRLEEYIIDIVQATRYPGKWNLDFANFIQFGASPRASIFLSQAARAMALLKGRSYVTPGDIKEIAPDVLRHRIILTYEAEAEGRDTDWVIGKILETIPVV
- a CDS encoding DUF58 domain-containing protein; the encoded protein is MIDRELAARLERIRVLTRRKITSTFAGDYSSAFKGRGMEFEEVRPYQPGDEIKFIDWNVTARSGEPYIKVFREERELTMMLLLDLSPSGLFSSTQKSKNQLAAELCAMLAYTAVSSHDKVGLCVFTDQVEKVIPPGRGNKHVMHLIQDVMTFKPSGQGTSLSAALEYMNRILKKRSILFLISDFHDRGYETHLARAAEKHDLVCIQLLDPREESAPHKGLFRFKDPETGETILFDGRNRKGRVEWERLYHERQMRLKTLVKEKGADLLTLHAGEDWILPLTRFFLGRGERP